One window of the Buteo buteo unplaced genomic scaffold, bButBut1.hap1.1 HAP1_SCAFFOLD_311, whole genome shotgun sequence genome contains the following:
- the LOC142028374 gene encoding kinesin-like protein KIF28, with amino-acid sequence MKASFDLCNLCYFYSGMTLCEAGGFFPKHVLPSSYFSSLQITSSMLGTSNQQIFLDEAIAKQPVINLADLAGSERQKSSSEGSEGDRLKEGSALAEVATGKRVVHIPYRDLVLTRLLQSAQGGRSRTIMRLRPLSPADICYEETLSTLRYADRTKRVRNKAVVNASPSGKLLREPTAGCK; translated from the exons ATGAAGGCAAGTTTTGATCTGTGTAACCTGTGTTATTTTTACAGCGGGATGACACTCTGTGaagctggtgggttttttcccaaacaCGTGTTACCTTCTAGTTACTTCTCGTCTTTACAGATTACTTCCAGTATGCTGGGAACTTCTAACCAACAG atttttctcgACGAAGCCATCGCCAAACAGCCAGTTATAAATCTGGCGGACTTGGCAGGAAGCGAAAGGCAAAAATCCTCCTCTGAAGGATCTGAAGGAGACAGGTTGAAGGAAGGCAG TGCTCTGGCTGAGGTTGCTACAGGAAAGAGAGTGGTGCACATCCCATACAGGGACTTGGTCCTGACGAGACTCCTGCAGTCTGCTCAGGGGGGAAGAAGCAGGACCATCATG AGATTGCGGCCGTTGAGtccagcagacatctgttaCGAAGAAACTTTGTCAACCTTACGATATGCTGACAG gacaaaacGGGTCAGGAACAAAGCAGTGGTAAATGCCAGTCCCAGTGGGAAGCTTCTAAGAGAACCAACCGCAGGCTGCAAATAA